The following proteins are co-located in the Camelina sativa cultivar DH55 chromosome 12, Cs, whole genome shotgun sequence genome:
- the LOC104732137 gene encoding vacuole membrane protein KMS1, with product MGSAAVASSSSDVAVSALREKHEKEVENLTLTTQPLNTLKLFVEATIQYIKRSVSYLLAHGGWFILITTLLVASGGLLVTVDGPHGKHVEEVLEYVRYGLWWIALGVASSIGLGSGLHTFVLYLGPHIALFTLKATLCGRVDLKSAPYDTIQLKRVPSWLDKSCSEFGPPLMISAAGSRVPLTSILPQVQLEAILWGIGTALGELPPYFISRAASISGSTVDGMEELDGSSSEDSGFMATYLNRVKRWLLTHSQHLNFFTVLVLASVPNPLFDLAGIMCGQFGIPFWEFFLATLIGKAIIKTHIQTIFIICVCNNQLLDWMENELIWILSHVPGLASMLPGLTAKLHAMKEKYIDAPSPVPSHIKVKKWDFSFASIWNGIVWLMLLNFFIKIVTATAQRHLKKKQEKEMAVLTHSD from the exons ATGGGATCGGCTGCGGTTGCGAGTTCTTCTTCTGATGTTGCTGTCTCAG CTCTGCGTGAGAAGCATGAGAAGGAAGTAGAGAATCTAACACTGACGACACAACCTTTGAATACATTGAAGTTGTTTGTTGAGGCTACTATTCAGTACATCAAGCGATCCGTATCGTATCTTTTGGCTCATGGAGGTTGGTTCATACTTATTACCACTTTGTTAGTGGCATCTGGTGGTTTGCTTGTCACTGTTGATGGACCTCATGGAAAG CATGTTGAAGAAGTATTAGAGTATGTCCGATATGGCTTATGGTGGATAGCACTTGGTGTTGCATCTTCTATTGGTCTTG GATCGGGTCTTCACACGTTTGTTCTCTATTTGGGTCCACACATTGCATTGTTCACCCTAAAAGCCACCCTTTGTGGCCGGGTTGATCTGAAATCTGCACCATATGATACAATTCAGTTGAAAAGGGTTCCATCCTGGCTTGATAAATCTTGTTCAGAATTCGGTCCCCCTTTGATGATATCAGCTGCTGGATCGCGTGTGCCCCTTACCAGCATATTGCCACAAGTCCAGTTGGAGGCGATTTTATGGGGTATTGGGACAGCTCTTGGTGAGCTTCCTCCATATTTCATCTCAAGGGCAG CTAGTATTTCTGGGAGCACAGTGGATGGAATGGAAGAGTTAGATGGTTCTTCATCTGAGGATAGTGGATTTATGGCGACTTACCTGAACCGGGTTAAGCGTTGGTTATTAACCCATTCGCAGCACTTGAATTTCTTTACTGTCTTGGTTCTTGCTTCG GTTCCAAATCCTTTGTTTGACCTTGCTGGAATAATGTGTGGACAATTTGGAATCCCATTTTGGGAGTTCTTTCTGGCGACTTTAATCGGGAAGGCGATCATCAAAACACACATACAG ACGATATTTATCATCTGCGTTTGTAATAACCAACTGCTCGACTGGATGGAGAACGAGCTGATCTGGATACTAAGCCATGTACCGGGTTTGGCTTCTATGTTGCCTGGACTCACAGCCAAACTCCACGCCATGAAAGAAAAGTATATTGATGCACCATCTCCTGTTCCATCTCACATCAAG GTGAAAAAGTGGGATTTTTCGTTTGCATCGATCTGGAACGGGATAGTGTGGCTCATGCTCCTCAACTTCTTTATCAAGATTGTGACAGCAACTGCACAAAGACACTTGAAGAAAAAGCAAGAGAAAGAAATGGCTGTTTTGACTCATTCAGATTGA
- the LOC104732138 gene encoding primary amine oxidase-like — translation MNTPILALVFLLQCALTLGLHFHPLDPLTPQEINKTSFIVKKSHLGNLKDLTFHYLDLDEPNKKHVLQWLLPNPFKKPPAPRRRSLVVVRAGGQTHELIIDLTASKIVSSRIYTGHGFPPFTFIELFRASKLPLTYPSFKKSILDRDLNISEVSCLPFTVGWYGEITTRREVKASCFYRDGSVNVFTRPIEGITITIDVDSMRVVKYSDRFRKPLPGKEGNDFRTKHKPFPFSCNVSDTGFQILGNRVKWANWKFHVGFTARAGVTISTASVLDPRTKLFRRVMYRGHVSETFVPYMDPTNEWYFRTFMDIGEFGFGKSAVNLQPLIDCPQNAAFLDGHIAGPDGTAQRMTNVMCVFEKNSYGASFRHTEINVPGQVITSGEADISLVVRMVATVGNYDYFLDWEFQKNGAIRVGVGLTGVLEVKATSYTSNEQITDCVYGSLVAKNTIAVNHDHYLTYYLDLDVDGNGNSLVKAKLKTVRVTDVNKTSSPRKSYWTVVKETAKTEADGRVKLGSEPVEVLIVNPTKKTKIGNTVGYRLIPEHLPVTSLLTDDDYPEIRAGYTKYPVWVTAYNRSERWAGGFYSDRSRGDDGLAVWSSRNREIENKDIVMWYNVGFHHIPYQEDFPVMPTLHGGFTLRPSNFFDNDPLIG, via the exons ATGAACACACCAATACTTGCCCTGGTGTTTCTCCTACAATGTGCTTTAACTCTTGGGCTCCATTTCCACCCACTTGATCCCTTAACACCTcaagaaatcaacaaaacaagctTCATCgtaaaaaaatctcatctaGGAAATCTCAAAGATCTCACATTTCACTACCTTGACTTGGATGAACCAAACAAGAAGCACGTCCTCCAATGGCTATTGCCAAATCCCTTCAAGAAACCCCCAGCTCCACGTCGTCGATCACTCGTGGTGGTTCGAGCAGGTGGTCAAACCCACGAGCTCATCATCGACCTAACCGCTAGCAAGATCGTATCCTCCCGCATCTACACAGGCCATGGCTTCCCTCCATTCACATTCATAGAGCTTTTCAGAGCAAGCAAGCTTCCCCTAACTTACCCCTCTTTCAAGAAATCGATTCTTGATCGAGACCTAAACATCTCCGAGGTTTCTTGCCTCCCTTTCACCGTTGGCTGGTACGGAGAAATCACCACGAGACGCGAAGTCAAAGCCTCTTGCTTTTACAGAGACGGATCAGTCAACGTCTTCACAAGACCCATCGAAGGAATCACCATAACTATAGACGTTGACTCAATGCGGGTAGTGAAGTACTCCGACAGATTCCGAAAGCCTCTCCCTGGTAAAGAAGGTAACGACTTtagaaccaaacacaaaccttTCCCGTTCTCTTGCAACGTATCCGACACAGGCTTCCAGATACTCGGCAATAGAGTCAAGTGGGCTAACTGGAAATTCCACGTCGGATTCACGGCTAGAGCTGGGGTAACCATATCAACGGCTTCGGTTCTTGACCCGAGAACCAAATTGTTTCGACGAGTGATGTATAGAGGACACGTCTCAGAGACTTTTGTTCCCTACATGGATCCAACCAACGAGTGGTACTTCCGTACGTTCATGGACATCGGAGAGTTTGGTTTCGGGAAATCCGCCGTGAATCTGCAGCCGCTCATTGACTGCCCgcaaaacgctgcgtttttaGATGGACACATTGCGGGACCAGACGGGACAGCTCAGAGGATGACCAATGTGATGTGTGTCTTCGAGAAAAACAGTTATGGTGCTTCTTTTAGACACACCGAGATTAATGTTCCAGGACAAGTG ATAACTAGTGGGGAAGCTGATATTAGTTTAGTGGTTAGAATGGTGGCCACAGTTGGAAACTATGATTACTTTTTGGATTGGGAATTTCAAAAGAATGGAGCCATCAGAGTTGGG GTGGGTTTGACTGGAGTTTTAGAGGTAAAAGCAACGTCGTACACTTCAAACGAGCAGATAACAGACTGCGTCTACGGGTCGTTGGTGGCCAAGAACACCATCGCCGTTAACCACGATCATTACCTAACGTACTACTTGGACCTTGACGTTGACGGTAACGGTAACTCCTTGGTGAAAGCCAAACTCAAAACGGTAAGAGTAACTGACGTTAACAAAACGTCTTCTCCGAGGAAGAGTTATTGGACGGTCGTGAAAGAGACTGCGAAAACGGAAGCTGACGGAAGAGTTAAGCTCGGGTCAGAGCCGGTGGAGGTGTTGATAGTTAACCCTACTAAGAAGACAAAAATAGGAAACACGGTTGGTTACCGGCTGATACCGGAGCATTTACCAGTCACTTCTCTTTTAACGGACGATGATTACCCGGAGATAAGAGCCGGTTACACGAAGTATCCGGTTTGGGTGACTGCCTATAACAGGTCAGAAAGATGGGCTGGTGGGTTTTACAGCGATAGGAGTCGTGGAGATGACGGCTTAGCTGTATGGAGTAGCAG gaacagagagatagagaacaAAGACATAGTGATGTGGTACAACGTTGGGTTTCATCACATTCCATACCAAGAGGATTTTCCGGTTATGCCAACTCTTCACGGTGGATTTACTCTTCGACCTTCTAATTTTTTCGATAATGATCCTTTGATCGGGTAA
- the LOC104732139 gene encoding uncharacterized protein LOC104732139, producing MEIDGGDRNSGERPIIMVTNDDGIDAPGLRSLVSVLVSTNLYDVRVCAPDSEKSAVSHSIIWNRPLTAKRVEIDGATAYAVDGTPADCTGLGLSEALFPSRPDLVLSGINVGSNCGYHIVYSGTVAGAREAFLYDVPSASISYDFDWKRGEMNANDFVLSAQACLPIINGIITAIKNKTHPVQCFLNIDLPTDIANHKGYKLTRQGKSMNKMGWRQVEEEAQGPKMLSTMTMETESGVVSSDNDASVHSKDSRLFKREVRDRVSEEGTDSHFLKEGFITVTPLGALSQTDMDCQNYYKEWLPKITNQSCSSSL from the exons ATGGAAATCGACGGTGGAGATCGTAATTCCGGCGAGCGGCCGATCATCATGGTCACAAACGACGACGGGATCGACGCGCCTGGCTTGCGTTCTCTAGTTAGCGTCCTCGTCTCCACCAATCTCTACGACGTCCGCGTGTGCGCTCCTGATTC GGAGAAATCTGCTGTTAGTCACAGTATAATATGGAATAGACCACTTACTGCAAAGCGTGTTGAAATCGATGGAGCTACAGCCTATGCTGTTGATG GAACCCCTGCTGATTGCACTGGTTTAGGCTTATCTGAAGCACTCTTCCCTTCTCGTCCTGACCTG GTGCTTAGTGGTATAAATGTGGGTAGCAACTGCGGATATCACAT CGTCTATTCTGGAACTGTTGCTGGCGCTCGTGAAGCCTTCCTTTATGATGTGCCTTCTGCCTCCATATCATATGATTTTGATTG GAAACGTGGAGAGATGAATGCTAATGATTTTGTCCTTTCTGCCCAAGCTTGCTTGCCTATTATCAACGGCATAATCACTgcgatcaagaacaaaactcACCCTGTGCAATGCTTCCTGAATATCGATTTGCCCACTGATATTGCTAACCATAAG GGATACAAACTTACTAGACAAGGCAAAAGCATGAATAAAATGGGATGGAGACAAGTCGAAGAGGAAGCACAAGGGCCGAAGATGTTATCGACAATGACGATGGAAACAGAGTCAGGAGTGGTCTCATCAGACAACGACGCATCTGTTCATTCAAAAGATAGCCGTTTATTCAAGAGAGAG GTAAGGGATAGGGTAAGTGAAGAAGGGACTGATTCTCACTTCCTAAAAGAAGGATTT ATTACGGTGACACCGCTTGGAGCTCTCTCTCAGACTGATATGGATTGCCAAAATTACTACAAAGAATGGCTTCCCAAGATTACAAACCAGTCATGTTCCTCATCCCTCTGA
- the LOC104733640 gene encoding uncharacterized protein LOC104733640, translating into MERGGRRSGESPGVLIKKRSSSGCLIVKKNDDGVGRICSFSETRPNWECNKKSRMVMSDSESSDKLATIPHHMRHFRNVEESRFGDDRVVGKSREWKERNRQILDDDEDEDEEDELLAIGMRRSFDGSRVDIDQKAYLGSTRFGNDREYGADCSRKDLDVEKRRKPCIDGSGNVGFANQSYRNRCKVSGNGSKTTHPLLLQKKYKRDMIFDGPIRMQGKNGVLKVMVNKQNNIGGGLMQNAKAEQTQYGSKIQETGKIRVAINSPTILKTESFPKLLPPVRIQSNGLILPTTLTMKGKGHDQDFEDSTDSLGRVQKRIIQPHKPSQMSSTGGEKTLPEASTSSKIRDGMIRRGSGTEKQRLRERIREMLLEAGWTIDYRPRRNRDYLDAVYISPRGTAYWSIIKAYEALLKQLNTGEKVPKPCEESSSFILISDEILSQLTRKTKRRIEIDMKREEQSASDNDGKATFVRNFFPVKNEVGNDDRYVQKEQRNVMSVKDEVSSRDSSRGTTSKGESPLHY; encoded by the coding sequence ATGGAGAGAGGTGGAAGGAGATCTGGTGAATCTCCAGGGGTATTGATTAAGAAACGAAGTTCATCTGGTTGCTTGATTGTGAAGAAGAACGATGATGGTGTTGGTAGGATTTGTTCGTTTTCTGAGACTCGTCCGAATTGGGAGTGTAATAAAAAGTCTAGGATGGTTATGAGTGACTCTGAGTCTAGCGATAAACTTGCCACCATCCCTCATCATATGCGCCACTTTCGTAATGTAGAAGAGAGTCGTTTTGGGGATGATCGTGTTGTGGGGAAGAGTAGAGAGTGGAAGGAGAGGAATAGGCAAATattagatgatgatgaggacgaggatgaggaagatgaaTTACTGGCAATAGGGATGAGGAGGTCCTTCGATGGTAGCAGAGTTGATATTGATCAAAAAGCTTATTTGGGGTCTACTCGATTTGGTAATGATAGGGAATACGGAGCTGATTGTAGTCGAAAAGATTTAGAtgttgagaagagaagaaaaccatGTATAGATGGATCAGGGAACGTAGGTTTTGCTAATCAAAGTTATAGAAACAGGTGTAAGGTGAGTGGAAACGGAAGTAAAACTACTCATCCTTTATTGTTGCAGAAGAAGTACAAGCGTGACATGATTTTTGATGGACCAATCAGGATGCAGGGCAAAAATGGTGTCCTTAAGGTGATGGTGAACAAGCAGAATAATATAGGAGGAGGGTTAATGCAAAATGCGAAAGCTGAACAAACTCAATATGGCTCAAAGATTCAAGAGACTGGTAAAATACGTGTTGCCATCAACTCGCCAACCATTCTAAAAACTGAAAGTTTTCCGAAACTGCTTCCCCCTGTCAGAATACAGTCAAATGGGTTAATTTTGCCTACGACGTTAACCATGAAGGGTAAGGGACATGACCAAGATTTTGAAGATAGTACTGATAGCTTGGGGCGCGTGCAGAAGAGAATAATACAACCACATAAGCCCTCTCAGATGTCAAGCACTGGAGGAGAAAAGACTTTACCTGAAGCGTCAACTTCTTCAAAAATCAGAGATGGAATGATTAGGCGTGGTTCAGGCACAGAAAAACAAAGACTACGAGAGCGAATTAGGGAAATGTTACTGGAAGCAGGGTGGACGATTGACTATAGACCTAGGAGAAACAGAGACTACCTAGATGCAGTTTATATAAGCCCCAGGGGAACAGCATACTGGTCTATTATCAAGGCTTATGAAGCACTTCTGAAGCAGTTAAATACTGGAGAAAAAGTTCCCAAGCCTTGTGAAGAGAGTTCCTCATTTATTCTGATATCAGATGAGATACTCAGTCAGTTAactaggaaaacaaaaagaaggattGAAATAGATATGAAGAGGGAAGAGCAATCTGCCAGTGATAATGATGGAAAAGCGACTTTTGTAAGAAATTTCTTTCCTGTTAAAAATGAAGTTGGAAATGATGACAGGTATGTTCAAAAAGAACAGCGAAATGTCATGTCAGTGAAGGATGAGGTCAGTAGCAGAGATAGTTCACGAGGTACAACTTCAAAAGGTGAAAGCCCTTTGCATTATTAA